One Deltaproteobacteria bacterium DNA window includes the following coding sequences:
- a CDS encoding FtsX-like permease family protein: MSARKLLRLVRQNLRRNRKHNILSSIGIVVGIAAFAFFLSLDAGVRKVVLGEIFPVDRLEVIPPKATLFGSGVRLDDALVSRLRNPPPEVGARPKAVFAKMKLAFPARGWGGRSFLKRDRDFYFEVSGFCDGVDEAILEGEVQPPFVFEDALSRRKPSRCGAGNSCPEGFFCAWDVYECHPLIPAVISRHMIELYNGSIAATHPGLPKIPDFAASLFRGKSFTVELGRSYLGSQARQGGQPVHRQFQLVGVSDKAIPLGLTVPIGYVKAWNRRYAGELEATTYSSVVMVVESKRDITALAAHVKSLGFDLAESQGERVGLFITLATILFTLISVIIVGISAINIAHTFMMLIADRRREIGVLRAVGATRGHIRSVVLGEAAVIGFLAGGLGLLIARAAAWTCDWYSAHRVPDFPFKPDTYFVFSPALVLGALGFAVLCCVLGALVPAQQAARLQPAEALATR; the protein is encoded by the coding sequence ATGAGTGCGCGGAAGCTCCTGCGGCTCGTGCGGCAGAATCTGCGGCGCAACCGCAAGCACAATATCCTCTCGTCGATCGGGATCGTGGTCGGCATCGCAGCCTTCGCCTTCTTCCTCTCGCTCGACGCCGGCGTGCGCAAGGTCGTCCTCGGGGAGATCTTCCCCGTGGACCGCCTGGAGGTGATCCCTCCCAAGGCCACGCTCTTCGGCAGCGGCGTTCGGCTGGACGACGCGCTGGTGTCACGCCTGCGCAACCCTCCGCCGGAGGTGGGGGCCCGGCCGAAGGCGGTCTTCGCCAAGATGAAGCTCGCGTTCCCCGCGCGCGGGTGGGGAGGGCGCAGCTTCCTCAAGCGGGATCGCGACTTCTACTTCGAGGTGAGCGGCTTCTGCGACGGCGTGGACGAGGCGATTCTCGAGGGGGAGGTCCAGCCCCCGTTCGTCTTCGAGGACGCGCTCAGCCGGCGCAAGCCCAGCCGGTGCGGCGCGGGGAACAGCTGCCCGGAGGGCTTCTTCTGCGCGTGGGACGTCTACGAGTGCCATCCGCTGATCCCGGCGGTGATCTCGCGCCACATGATCGAGCTCTACAACGGGTCCATCGCCGCGACCCACCCGGGTCTGCCCAAGATCCCCGACTTCGCCGCCAGCCTCTTTCGCGGGAAGTCCTTCACCGTCGAGCTCGGCCGCTCGTACCTCGGGAGTCAGGCGCGCCAGGGTGGCCAGCCGGTCCACCGCCAGTTCCAGCTCGTGGGGGTGAGCGACAAGGCGATCCCCCTCGGGCTCACGGTGCCGATCGGGTACGTGAAAGCCTGGAACCGGCGCTACGCCGGGGAGCTCGAGGCCACGACCTATTCGAGCGTCGTGATGGTCGTCGAGTCGAAGCGGGACATCACCGCGCTCGCGGCCCACGTGAAGAGCCTCGGCTTCGACCTGGCCGAGAGTCAGGGGGAGCGGGTCGGGCTCTTCATCACCCTGGCGACGATCCTCTTCACGCTGATTAGCGTCATCATCGTCGGGATTTCGGCGATCAACATCGCCCACACCTTCATGATGCTCATCGCCGACCGGCGGCGCGAGATCGGCGTGCTGCGGGCCGTGGGCGCCACGCGGGGACACATCCGGAGCGTGGTCCTCGGGGAGGCCGCGGTGATCGGGTTTCTGGCCGGGGGCCTCGGGCTGCTGATCGCGCGCGCTGCCGCCTGGACCTGCGACTGGTACTCGGCGCATCGGGTGCCCGACTTTCCGTTCAAGCCGGACACCTACTTCGTCTTCTCGCCGGCGCTGGTCCTCGGGGCGCTTGGCTTCGCGGTGCTATGCTGCGTGCTCGGCGCGCTGGTTCCGGCGCAGCAGGCCGCGCGCCTGCAGCCGGCGGAGGCCCTGGCCACGCGCTGA
- a CDS encoding serine/threonine protein kinase, protein MKRPIPFGKYYLLERINVGGMAEVFRAKAYGVEGFERLLAVKRILPNIAEDAEFIDMFIDEAKIAVQLNHANIAQIFDLGKVDDSHFIALEYVHGRDLRAIYDRCRGLSETMPVSQACFIVMKVCEGLDYAHNKRDDQGREMHLVHRDVSPQNVLVSYEGEVKLVDFGIAKAAGKASKTQAGILKGKFGYMSPEQVRGLPLDRRSDIFSVGVVLYEMLTGERLFYGESDFSTLEKVRNVEILPPSTYNRKIGEELEQIVLKALAKDVEDRYQNAIDLHDDLQAYVYTSGEFYARKDLAAWMKRTFAREIEEEARKLEAYRQMPAPELKPAPTLPPPSVSVPSVPRPPPVPGGGNGHPLASASPMELPRAVATVDFPSPGGAPPAPLEALSSGETRPVEGAPAPLTWDDDEVETQIYDKQGGSEDSGAVALSEDALEPDEDGPTLAPASSIVRTGPVQAITGPMPTATAPLLRASTGPVMMTGPLAPLATAAAVRRRERRARTAVYGVIAGVVVLCCAAAIYYFVVHGKRPGGISVSAIPSDVQVFLDGERQAGTGTPTAIKELKPGFYIVSVRKSGYESWEKTIEVKAGEETRVTPQLEALATASIELRTRPVGGEAFLDGRRLTGLTPMRISQVTPGRHRLEVKKGGEYLPWIHEFDVKPEEQLRLSVKLLPPKVAVKLDSEPKGEAFLERDGQRERLGRTPVQINLSPKYAYRAVVKREGYKEWAGAVEFDGDAPVKLLAKLEKEGATATAKEEPPPRPVASTPKQPPKPKPEPHVAVKPSREGTTKLRSPGRKPGSSRTVKPSTPTKVASTPTPPPTNPEPAGMGTLKVNSNPWTQIVIDGKDTGLTTPQGKIPLAAGKHKIQLKNPKFNIDESFTVVIKPDQPTKLVKTFQSGSAP, encoded by the coding sequence GTGAAGCGGCCTATTCCCTTCGGCAAGTACTACCTCCTCGAACGGATCAACGTCGGAGGCATGGCGGAGGTGTTCCGCGCCAAGGCCTACGGCGTGGAGGGGTTCGAACGGCTCCTCGCCGTCAAGCGCATTCTCCCGAACATCGCCGAGGACGCCGAATTCATCGATATGTTCATCGATGAGGCGAAGATCGCGGTGCAGCTCAACCACGCGAACATCGCGCAGATCTTCGACCTCGGGAAGGTAGACGACAGCCACTTCATTGCCCTCGAGTACGTGCACGGCAGGGACCTGCGCGCGATCTACGACCGCTGCCGCGGGCTCTCGGAGACGATGCCGGTCTCCCAGGCCTGTTTCATCGTGATGAAGGTCTGCGAGGGCCTGGATTACGCGCACAACAAGCGCGACGACCAGGGCCGCGAGATGCACCTCGTGCACCGGGACGTGAGCCCGCAGAACGTGCTCGTGTCCTACGAGGGCGAGGTGAAGCTCGTAGACTTCGGGATCGCGAAGGCCGCCGGGAAGGCGTCCAAGACGCAGGCTGGGATCCTGAAGGGCAAGTTCGGCTATATGTCTCCGGAGCAGGTCCGGGGCCTGCCGCTCGATCGGCGCTCCGACATCTTCTCCGTCGGCGTCGTGCTCTACGAGATGCTCACAGGCGAGCGCCTCTTTTACGGCGAGAGCGACTTCTCCACCCTGGAGAAGGTGCGCAACGTCGAGATCCTGCCGCCCAGCACCTACAACCGGAAGATTGGCGAGGAGCTCGAGCAGATCGTCCTCAAGGCGCTGGCCAAGGACGTCGAGGATCGCTACCAGAACGCGATCGACCTGCACGACGACCTGCAAGCGTACGTCTACACCTCGGGCGAGTTCTACGCCCGCAAGGACCTAGCGGCGTGGATGAAGCGCACCTTCGCGCGCGAGATCGAGGAGGAGGCGCGGAAGCTCGAGGCCTACCGGCAGATGCCGGCGCCCGAGCTGAAACCGGCGCCCACGCTTCCCCCGCCGTCGGTGAGCGTTCCTTCCGTGCCGCGGCCGCCCCCCGTTCCCGGGGGAGGAAACGGTCACCCGCTGGCGAGCGCTTCCCCGATGGAGCTGCCGCGCGCGGTGGCGACGGTGGACTTCCCGAGCCCGGGTGGTGCCCCGCCGGCCCCGCTGGAGGCGCTCTCCTCCGGGGAGACGCGCCCCGTGGAAGGGGCGCCGGCGCCGCTCACGTGGGACGACGACGAGGTCGAGACCCAGATCTACGACAAACAGGGCGGGAGCGAGGACTCTGGGGCGGTGGCGCTCTCCGAGGACGCGCTCGAGCCCGACGAGGACGGACCTACTCTGGCTCCGGCGTCCTCCATCGTGCGCACCGGACCCGTCCAGGCGATCACGGGGCCTATGCCGACCGCGACGGCGCCGCTGCTCCGCGCGAGCACGGGTCCGGTGATGATGACCGGCCCTCTCGCACCGCTCGCGACGGCGGCGGCCGTGCGACGCCGGGAGCGGCGCGCGAGGACGGCGGTGTACGGGGTCATCGCGGGGGTGGTGGTGCTCTGCTGCGCGGCTGCCATCTATTACTTCGTCGTGCACGGCAAGCGGCCGGGGGGCATCTCGGTCTCGGCCATTCCCAGCGACGTTCAGGTCTTTCTCGACGGCGAACGCCAGGCCGGGACGGGAACTCCGACGGCTATCAAGGAGCTGAAGCCAGGCTTCTACATCGTGTCGGTTCGGAAGTCCGGCTACGAATCCTGGGAGAAGACGATCGAGGTCAAGGCGGGTGAGGAGACGCGCGTCACGCCCCAGCTCGAGGCGCTCGCGACGGCCTCGATCGAGCTCCGCACGCGGCCCGTCGGGGGCGAGGCCTTCCTCGACGGACGACGCCTGACGGGCTTGACGCCGATGCGGATCAGCCAGGTGACACCCGGCCGCCACCGCCTGGAGGTCAAGAAGGGGGGCGAGTACCTGCCGTGGATCCACGAGTTCGACGTGAAGCCCGAGGAGCAGCTCCGGCTGAGCGTGAAGCTCTTGCCCCCGAAGGTGGCGGTCAAGCTGGACAGCGAGCCGAAGGGCGAGGCGTTCCTCGAACGAGACGGGCAGCGGGAGCGGCTGGGTCGCACCCCGGTGCAGATCAACCTCAGTCCGAAGTATGCGTATCGCGCGGTGGTCAAGCGGGAGGGCTACAAGGAGTGGGCCGGGGCGGTGGAGTTCGACGGGGATGCGCCGGTGAAGCTCCTCGCGAAGCTGGAGAAGGAAGGAGCGACGGCGACGGCGAAGGAGGAGCCACCTCCGCGGCCGGTGGCCTCCACCCCGAAACAACCGCCCAAGCCGAAGCCGGAGCCGCACGTGGCGGTGAAGCCCTCGCGCGAAGGAACGACCAAGCTCCGCAGTCCGGGCCGGAAGCCTGGATCTTCGAGGACCGTCAAGCCTTCCACCCCGACCAAGGTGGCTTCGACGCCCACGCCGCCGCCGACGAACCCCGAGCCGGCGGGCATGGGGACGCTGAAGGTCAACTCGAATCCGTGGACGCAGATCGTGATCGACGGCAAGGACACGGGCCTCACGACGCCGCAGGGGAAGATCCCGCTCGCCGCGGGGAAGCACAAGATTCAGCTCAAGAACCCCAAGTTCAACATCGATGAGAGCTTCACGGTGGTGATCAAGCCCGACCAGCCGACCAAGCTGGTGAAGACCTTCCAGAGCGGCAGCGCTCCGTAG